The following coding sequences lie in one Heliangelus exortis chromosome 6, bHelExo1.hap1, whole genome shotgun sequence genomic window:
- the C6H21orf58 gene encoding uncharacterized protein C21orf58 homolog isoform X2 gives MADPSVVDHLTRLQLRLLEKRLENEQENLEKMESPLPAARNRGEDLLRSALRRRKDLLQELREQHLLEELSQPPAPARGHCHNHRAAPPNVYQIPFPGPQAEPPRIIQQTMPPQPATIIQQLPQPPPLITQIPPAQPFAAPRSGSIKEDMVEMMLMQNAQMHQIIMQNMMLKVLPPMAFTQPAGASSPLLQQAQQDLQLAAPLAVKTERPRPSAVHHHHHYPPTGMLPVPQGGFPSTSTAQHWTSSTLPVLPT, from the exons ATGGCAGATCCTTCAGTAGTGGATCACCTGACACGACTGCAACTCAGACTCCTGGAAAAG AGACTAGAAAATGAACAGGAGAACCTGGAGAAGATGGAGTCACCTCTGCCAGCTGcaa GGAACAGAGGAGAGGATTTGCTCCGAAGTGCCCTAAGGCGGAGGAAAGATCTTCTGCAGGAGCTCAGG GAGCAGCACCTTCTGGAAGAGCTTTCACAGCCCCCTGCACCAGCTAGAGGACACTGTCATAACCACAGAGCTGCCCCCCCAAATGTCTACCAGATCCCTTTTCCAGGTCCCCAAGCAGAGCCACCAAGGATTATCCAGCAGACG atGCCACCTCAGCCTGCCACCATCATCCAGCAGTTAcctcagccacctcccctgATCACACAGatcccccctgcccagccctttGCAGCCCCCCGCTCTGGGAGCATCAAAGAAG ATATGGTagagatgatgctgatgcagAATGCTCAGATGCACCAGATCATCATGCAGAACATGATGCTGAAGGTTCTGCCACCAATGGCCTTCACCCAGCCTGCAGGAGCCAGCTCTCCCTTGCTTCAGCAAGCACAGCAG GACCTGCAGCTTGCTGCTCCCCTGGCTGTGAAAACAGAGAGGCCCAGGCCATCTGCAgtgcaccaccaccaccactaccCTCCCACAGGGATGCTCCCAGTGCCCCAAGGGGGCTTCCCATCCACAtccacagcacagcactggacAAGCAGCACGCTCCCTGTCCTGCCTAC ATAG
- the C6H21orf58 gene encoding uncharacterized protein C21orf58 homolog isoform X1, protein MADPSVVDHLTRLQLRLLEKRLENEQENLEKMESPLPAARNRGEDLLRSALRRRKDLLQELREQHLLEELSQPPAPARGHCHNHRAAPPNVYQIPFPGPQAEPPRIIQQTMPPQPATIIQQLPQPPPLITQIPPAQPFAAPRSGSIKEDMVEMMLMQNAQMHQIIMQNMMLKVLPPMAFTQPAGASSPLLQQAQQDLQLAAPLAVKTERPRPSAVHHHHHYPPTGMLPVPQGGFPSTSTAQHWTSSTLPVLPTWPAY, encoded by the exons ATGGCAGATCCTTCAGTAGTGGATCACCTGACACGACTGCAACTCAGACTCCTGGAAAAG AGACTAGAAAATGAACAGGAGAACCTGGAGAAGATGGAGTCACCTCTGCCAGCTGcaa GGAACAGAGGAGAGGATTTGCTCCGAAGTGCCCTAAGGCGGAGGAAAGATCTTCTGCAGGAGCTCAGG GAGCAGCACCTTCTGGAAGAGCTTTCACAGCCCCCTGCACCAGCTAGAGGACACTGTCATAACCACAGAGCTGCCCCCCCAAATGTCTACCAGATCCCTTTTCCAGGTCCCCAAGCAGAGCCACCAAGGATTATCCAGCAGACG atGCCACCTCAGCCTGCCACCATCATCCAGCAGTTAcctcagccacctcccctgATCACACAGatcccccctgcccagccctttGCAGCCCCCCGCTCTGGGAGCATCAAAGAAG ATATGGTagagatgatgctgatgcagAATGCTCAGATGCACCAGATCATCATGCAGAACATGATGCTGAAGGTTCTGCCACCAATGGCCTTCACCCAGCCTGCAGGAGCCAGCTCTCCCTTGCTTCAGCAAGCACAGCAG GACCTGCAGCTTGCTGCTCCCCTGGCTGTGAAAACAGAGAGGCCCAGGCCATCTGCAgtgcaccaccaccaccactaccCTCCCACAGGGATGCTCCCAGTGCCCCAAGGGGGCTTCCCATCCACAtccacagcacagcactggacAAGCAGCACGCTCCCTGTCCTGCCTAC GTGGCCAGCATACTGA
- the KMO gene encoding kynurenine 3-monooxygenase isoform X3: MEHGDPRGKRVAIVGGGLVGALNACFFARRGFHVDVYEAREDIRVTSFTRGRSINLALSHRGRQALQAVGMEEQIVSKGIPMRARRIHTPSGKKYSIPYGKKHQYILSVDRANLNRELLTAAEKYSNAKLYFGHKLLGCNAELGTLTINRSKQQPLEVTYDLIVGCDGAFSTVRKQFMRQTRFNYSHEYIPHGYMELSIPPKDGDFAMEPNYLHIWPRNTFMMIALPNMDKSFTCTLFMPFEEFEKLKTEEQVLDFFQTHFPDAIPLIGERELKHHYFLLPAQAMISVKCSPYHLASSCVLMGDAAHAIVPFYGQGMNAGFEDCLVFDELMDQFHNDLGACLPEFSRLRVPDDHAISDLAMYNYIEVTFTRIRYHEALQRWKWQKKIINRGLLVMGAAGLGGTFLLIKRLARDLDFWVENFWGWSHYLKSIGSLPFGTQVA, translated from the exons ATGGAGCACGGTGACCCACGGGGGAAAAGAGTCGCGATTGTTGGCGGGGGCCTG GTGGGGGCATTAAATGCCTGCTTCTTTGCTAGGAGAGGTTTCCATGTTGATGTTTATGAAGCCAGAGAAG ATATCCGGGTGACCAGCTTTACCCGTGGCAGGAGCATTAACTTGGCCCTGTCCCACAGAGGACGCCAAGCACTCCAAGCTGTTGGGATGGAAGAGCAG ATTGTGTCCAAAGGCATCCCCATGCGTGCAAGGAGGATACATACACCTTCAGGGAAGAAGTACTCCATTCCCTATGGGAAAAAGCACCAG TACATTCTCTCTGTGGACAGAGCAAACCTAAACAGAGAGCTGCTAACAG CTGCTGAGAAGTACTCCAATGCTAAACTGTACTTTGGACACAAGCTCCTGGGGTGCAACGCAGAGTTGGGGACATTAACCATAAACAG ATCTAAGCAGCAGCCACTGGAAGTCACCTACGATCTCATAGTGGGATGTGATGGAGCCTTCTCCACAGTCAGAAAGCAGTTCATGAGGCAAACACGCTTTAACTACAGTCATGAGTACATTCCTCATGGATATATGGAGCTGAGCATCCCTCCCAAGGATGGAGAT tttGCCATGGAACCAAACTACCTCCATATCTGGCCAAGGAACACCTTCATGATGATTGCACTGCCCAACATG GACAAGTCCTTCACCTGCACCCTCTTCATGCCCTTTGAGGAATTTGAGAAGCTCAAGACAGAAGAACAAGTGCTAGATTTTTTCCAGACCCACTTCCCAGATGCCATCCCCCTCATTGGAGA GCGAGAGCTGAAGCACCATTACTTTTTGCTGCCAGCCCAGGCCATGATCTCTGTGAAGTGCTCCCCCTACCACCTTGCCTCCAGCTGCGTGCTGATGGGAGATGCTGCCCATGCCATCGTGCCCTTCTATGGACAGGGCATGAACGCA GGCTTTGAGGATTGTCTGGTTTTTGATGAATTAATGGACCAGTTCCACAATGACCTTG GTGCCTGCCTCCCTGAGTTCTCCAGGCTGAGGGTGCCGGATGACCATGCCATCTCAGATTTAGCCATGTACAACTACATAGAG GTGACTTTCACCAGGATTCGCTACCATGAGGCACTTCAGCGCTGGAAATGGCAGAAAAAG ATAATTAATCGAGGGCTCTTGGTCATGGGGGCAGCAGGACTGGGCGGCACCTTCCTGCTCATAAAGAGGCTGGCACGGGACTTGGACTTCTGGGTGGAAAATTTTTGGGGTTGGTCCCATTATCTGAAGAGTATTGGAAGTCTTCCCTTTGGCACACAAGTGGCTTAA
- the KMO gene encoding kynurenine 3-monooxygenase isoform X1: protein MEHGDPRGKRVAIVGGGLVGALNACFFARRGFHVDVYEAREDIRVTSFTRGRSINLALSHRGRQALQAVGMEEQIVSKGIPMRARRIHTPSGKKYSIPYGKKHQYILSVDRANLNRELLTAAEKYSNAKLYFGHKLLGCNAELGTLTINRSKQQPLEVTYDLIVGCDGAFSTVRKQFMRQTRFNYSHEYIPHGYMELSIPPKDGDFAMEPNYLHIWPRNTFMMIALPNMDKSFTCTLFMPFEEFEKLKTEEQVLDFFQTHFPDAIPLIGERELKHHYFLLPAQAMISVKCSPYHLASSCVLMGDAAHAIVPFYGQGMNAGFEDCLVFDELMDQFHNDLGACLPEFSRLRVPDDHAISDLAMYNYIEMREHVNSTWFIFRKHVDNFLHTLMPSTIVPLYTMVTFTRIRYHEALQRWKWQKKIINRGLLVMGAAGLGGTFLLIKRLARDLDFWVENFWGWSHYLKSIGSLPFGTQVA from the exons ATGGAGCACGGTGACCCACGGGGGAAAAGAGTCGCGATTGTTGGCGGGGGCCTG GTGGGGGCATTAAATGCCTGCTTCTTTGCTAGGAGAGGTTTCCATGTTGATGTTTATGAAGCCAGAGAAG ATATCCGGGTGACCAGCTTTACCCGTGGCAGGAGCATTAACTTGGCCCTGTCCCACAGAGGACGCCAAGCACTCCAAGCTGTTGGGATGGAAGAGCAG ATTGTGTCCAAAGGCATCCCCATGCGTGCAAGGAGGATACATACACCTTCAGGGAAGAAGTACTCCATTCCCTATGGGAAAAAGCACCAG TACATTCTCTCTGTGGACAGAGCAAACCTAAACAGAGAGCTGCTAACAG CTGCTGAGAAGTACTCCAATGCTAAACTGTACTTTGGACACAAGCTCCTGGGGTGCAACGCAGAGTTGGGGACATTAACCATAAACAG ATCTAAGCAGCAGCCACTGGAAGTCACCTACGATCTCATAGTGGGATGTGATGGAGCCTTCTCCACAGTCAGAAAGCAGTTCATGAGGCAAACACGCTTTAACTACAGTCATGAGTACATTCCTCATGGATATATGGAGCTGAGCATCCCTCCCAAGGATGGAGAT tttGCCATGGAACCAAACTACCTCCATATCTGGCCAAGGAACACCTTCATGATGATTGCACTGCCCAACATG GACAAGTCCTTCACCTGCACCCTCTTCATGCCCTTTGAGGAATTTGAGAAGCTCAAGACAGAAGAACAAGTGCTAGATTTTTTCCAGACCCACTTCCCAGATGCCATCCCCCTCATTGGAGA GCGAGAGCTGAAGCACCATTACTTTTTGCTGCCAGCCCAGGCCATGATCTCTGTGAAGTGCTCCCCCTACCACCTTGCCTCCAGCTGCGTGCTGATGGGAGATGCTGCCCATGCCATCGTGCCCTTCTATGGACAGGGCATGAACGCA GGCTTTGAGGATTGTCTGGTTTTTGATGAATTAATGGACCAGTTCCACAATGACCTTG GTGCCTGCCTCCCTGAGTTCTCCAGGCTGAGGGTGCCGGATGACCATGCCATCTCAGATTTAGCCATGTACAACTACATAGAG ATGCGTGAGCACGTGAATTCAACGTGGTTCATCTTCCGGAAGCACGTAGACAACTTCCTCCATACCCTCATGCCTTCCACCATTGTCCCGCTGTACACTATG GTGACTTTCACCAGGATTCGCTACCATGAGGCACTTCAGCGCTGGAAATGGCAGAAAAAG ATAATTAATCGAGGGCTCTTGGTCATGGGGGCAGCAGGACTGGGCGGCACCTTCCTGCTCATAAAGAGGCTGGCACGGGACTTGGACTTCTGGGTGGAAAATTTTTGGGGTTGGTCCCATTATCTGAAGAGTATTGGAAGTCTTCCCTTTGGCACACAAGTGGCTTAA
- the KMO gene encoding kynurenine 3-monooxygenase isoform X2 has product MEHGDPRGKRVAIVGGGLVGALNACFFARRGFHVDVYEAREDIRVTSFTRGRSINLALSHRGRQALQAVGMEEQYILSVDRANLNRELLTAAEKYSNAKLYFGHKLLGCNAELGTLTINRSKQQPLEVTYDLIVGCDGAFSTVRKQFMRQTRFNYSHEYIPHGYMELSIPPKDGDFAMEPNYLHIWPRNTFMMIALPNMDKSFTCTLFMPFEEFEKLKTEEQVLDFFQTHFPDAIPLIGERELKHHYFLLPAQAMISVKCSPYHLASSCVLMGDAAHAIVPFYGQGMNAGFEDCLVFDELMDQFHNDLGACLPEFSRLRVPDDHAISDLAMYNYIEMREHVNSTWFIFRKHVDNFLHTLMPSTIVPLYTMVTFTRIRYHEALQRWKWQKKIINRGLLVMGAAGLGGTFLLIKRLARDLDFWVENFWGWSHYLKSIGSLPFGTQVA; this is encoded by the exons ATGGAGCACGGTGACCCACGGGGGAAAAGAGTCGCGATTGTTGGCGGGGGCCTG GTGGGGGCATTAAATGCCTGCTTCTTTGCTAGGAGAGGTTTCCATGTTGATGTTTATGAAGCCAGAGAAG ATATCCGGGTGACCAGCTTTACCCGTGGCAGGAGCATTAACTTGGCCCTGTCCCACAGAGGACGCCAAGCACTCCAAGCTGTTGGGATGGAAGAGCAG TACATTCTCTCTGTGGACAGAGCAAACCTAAACAGAGAGCTGCTAACAG CTGCTGAGAAGTACTCCAATGCTAAACTGTACTTTGGACACAAGCTCCTGGGGTGCAACGCAGAGTTGGGGACATTAACCATAAACAG ATCTAAGCAGCAGCCACTGGAAGTCACCTACGATCTCATAGTGGGATGTGATGGAGCCTTCTCCACAGTCAGAAAGCAGTTCATGAGGCAAACACGCTTTAACTACAGTCATGAGTACATTCCTCATGGATATATGGAGCTGAGCATCCCTCCCAAGGATGGAGAT tttGCCATGGAACCAAACTACCTCCATATCTGGCCAAGGAACACCTTCATGATGATTGCACTGCCCAACATG GACAAGTCCTTCACCTGCACCCTCTTCATGCCCTTTGAGGAATTTGAGAAGCTCAAGACAGAAGAACAAGTGCTAGATTTTTTCCAGACCCACTTCCCAGATGCCATCCCCCTCATTGGAGA GCGAGAGCTGAAGCACCATTACTTTTTGCTGCCAGCCCAGGCCATGATCTCTGTGAAGTGCTCCCCCTACCACCTTGCCTCCAGCTGCGTGCTGATGGGAGATGCTGCCCATGCCATCGTGCCCTTCTATGGACAGGGCATGAACGCA GGCTTTGAGGATTGTCTGGTTTTTGATGAATTAATGGACCAGTTCCACAATGACCTTG GTGCCTGCCTCCCTGAGTTCTCCAGGCTGAGGGTGCCGGATGACCATGCCATCTCAGATTTAGCCATGTACAACTACATAGAG ATGCGTGAGCACGTGAATTCAACGTGGTTCATCTTCCGGAAGCACGTAGACAACTTCCTCCATACCCTCATGCCTTCCACCATTGTCCCGCTGTACACTATG GTGACTTTCACCAGGATTCGCTACCATGAGGCACTTCAGCGCTGGAAATGGCAGAAAAAG ATAATTAATCGAGGGCTCTTGGTCATGGGGGCAGCAGGACTGGGCGGCACCTTCCTGCTCATAAAGAGGCTGGCACGGGACTTGGACTTCTGGGTGGAAAATTTTTGGGGTTGGTCCCATTATCTGAAGAGTATTGGAAGTCTTCCCTTTGGCACACAAGTGGCTTAA
- the KMO gene encoding kynurenine 3-monooxygenase isoform X4 translates to MVIQSPDIRVTSFTRGRSINLALSHRGRQALQAVGMEEQIVSKGIPMRARRIHTPSGKKYSIPYGKKHQYILSVDRANLNRELLTAAEKYSNAKLYFGHKLLGCNAELGTLTINRSKQQPLEVTYDLIVGCDGAFSTVRKQFMRQTRFNYSHEYIPHGYMELSIPPKDGDFAMEPNYLHIWPRNTFMMIALPNMDKSFTCTLFMPFEEFEKLKTEEQVLDFFQTHFPDAIPLIGERELKHHYFLLPAQAMISVKCSPYHLASSCVLMGDAAHAIVPFYGQGMNAGFEDCLVFDELMDQFHNDLGACLPEFSRLRVPDDHAISDLAMYNYIEMREHVNSTWFIFRKHVDNFLHTLMPSTIVPLYTMVTFTRIRYHEALQRWKWQKKIINRGLLVMGAAGLGGTFLLIKRLARDLDFWVENFWGWSHYLKSIGSLPFGTQVA, encoded by the exons ATGGTGATTCAGAGCCCAG ATATCCGGGTGACCAGCTTTACCCGTGGCAGGAGCATTAACTTGGCCCTGTCCCACAGAGGACGCCAAGCACTCCAAGCTGTTGGGATGGAAGAGCAG ATTGTGTCCAAAGGCATCCCCATGCGTGCAAGGAGGATACATACACCTTCAGGGAAGAAGTACTCCATTCCCTATGGGAAAAAGCACCAG TACATTCTCTCTGTGGACAGAGCAAACCTAAACAGAGAGCTGCTAACAG CTGCTGAGAAGTACTCCAATGCTAAACTGTACTTTGGACACAAGCTCCTGGGGTGCAACGCAGAGTTGGGGACATTAACCATAAACAG ATCTAAGCAGCAGCCACTGGAAGTCACCTACGATCTCATAGTGGGATGTGATGGAGCCTTCTCCACAGTCAGAAAGCAGTTCATGAGGCAAACACGCTTTAACTACAGTCATGAGTACATTCCTCATGGATATATGGAGCTGAGCATCCCTCCCAAGGATGGAGAT tttGCCATGGAACCAAACTACCTCCATATCTGGCCAAGGAACACCTTCATGATGATTGCACTGCCCAACATG GACAAGTCCTTCACCTGCACCCTCTTCATGCCCTTTGAGGAATTTGAGAAGCTCAAGACAGAAGAACAAGTGCTAGATTTTTTCCAGACCCACTTCCCAGATGCCATCCCCCTCATTGGAGA GCGAGAGCTGAAGCACCATTACTTTTTGCTGCCAGCCCAGGCCATGATCTCTGTGAAGTGCTCCCCCTACCACCTTGCCTCCAGCTGCGTGCTGATGGGAGATGCTGCCCATGCCATCGTGCCCTTCTATGGACAGGGCATGAACGCA GGCTTTGAGGATTGTCTGGTTTTTGATGAATTAATGGACCAGTTCCACAATGACCTTG GTGCCTGCCTCCCTGAGTTCTCCAGGCTGAGGGTGCCGGATGACCATGCCATCTCAGATTTAGCCATGTACAACTACATAGAG ATGCGTGAGCACGTGAATTCAACGTGGTTCATCTTCCGGAAGCACGTAGACAACTTCCTCCATACCCTCATGCCTTCCACCATTGTCCCGCTGTACACTATG GTGACTTTCACCAGGATTCGCTACCATGAGGCACTTCAGCGCTGGAAATGGCAGAAAAAG ATAATTAATCGAGGGCTCTTGGTCATGGGGGCAGCAGGACTGGGCGGCACCTTCCTGCTCATAAAGAGGCTGGCACGGGACTTGGACTTCTGGGTGGAAAATTTTTGGGGTTGGTCCCATTATCTGAAGAGTATTGGAAGTCTTCCCTTTGGCACACAAGTGGCTTAA
- the ITGB2 gene encoding integrin beta-2 — MLRDCCLQLLVVTWVLMLVMAAFAMECPKIKVGTCKDCIQSGPGCAWCKKPNFTKAGEPDSVRCDTIEQLQQRGCPLNKIEFPVNKITRTRDHALSSDIQLTPQEAHLKLRIGQPAVFEVKFRRAVGYPIDLYYLMDLSYSMLDDLQKVKKLGGELLRALESTTPSRRIGFGSFVDKTVLPFVNTHPKKLQNPCPNKDEQCQPPFAFKHILSLTDDAKKFESEVGKQFISGNLDAPEGGLDAMMQAAVCGDLIGWRNVTRLLVFATDDGFHFAGDGKLAGILIPNDGKCHLEDNMYKKSNEFDYPSVGQLVQKLAENNIQPIFAVTRKVVDVYKRLSEMIPKSAVGELNEDSSNIIELIQVAYNNLSSQIILDHSPLPDVLDVKYDSICSNGKSLSDEERGQCDNVKINEEVIFKVKVTAKECIKSQSFTIRPLGFTDTLTVHLESYCNCSCNDQPNPDDCSGNGNVICGICSCNSGYTGKNCECETKGKTSKELEGSCRKDNSSVICSGLGDCVCGQCYCHDSDVPNKEIYGPYCECDNMNCEFHNGFLCGGKERGSCDCGKCKCSEEYEGSACQCKKSTEGCLNARRNVCSLRGTCHCNQCQCWEGYQPPLCEECPGCPSPCSRYVSCVECKAFQSGPFEKNCSQACPNIQVTEGLTKEKKSKHCREKDSQNCWITFRMFQEDGDMYSATYDPKKECPEPPNVALIVGGTIAGVALIGLVLLLIWRLLMELFDRREYRRFEKEKARAKWNDADNPLFKSATTTIVNPRFNGQ; from the exons ATGTTGCGTGATTGTTGCCTCCAACTGCTGGTGGTAACCTGGGTGCTGATGCTGGTGATGGCAG CTTTTGCCATGGAGTGCCCCAAGATTAAGGTGGGGACATGCAAGGACTGCATCCAGTCTGGTCCTGGCTGTGCCTGGTGCAAGAAACCG AATTTCACTAAAGCTGGTGAGCCAGACTCCGTCCGCTGTGACACCAttgagcagctgcagcagaggggaTGCCCACTCAACAAGATTGAGTTTCCAGTCAACAAAATTACAAGGACACGAGACCATGCCTTAAGCAGTGACATACAGCTGACTCCCCAGGAGGCACACCTGAAACTGAGGATAG GCCAGCCTGCTGTATTTGAGGTGAAGTTTCGCCGTGCCGTAGGGTATCCCATTGATCTCTACTACCTCATGGACCTCTCCTACTCAATGCTGGATGACCTGCAAAAGGTGAAGAAACTGGGAGGGGAGCTGCTCAGGGCACTGGAGAGCACGACCCCTTCTCGACGCATAG GGTTTGGCTCCTTCGTGGACAAAACAGTGCTGCCCTTTGTGAACACCCACCCCAAGAAGCTGCAGAACCCCTGCCCCAATAAGGACGAGCAGTGCCAGCCTCCCTTTGCCTTCAAGCACATCCTCTCGCTGACTGACGACGCCAAGAAGTTCGAGAGCGAAGTGGGGAAGCAGTTTATCTCAGGAAACCTGGATGCCCCAGAGGGGGGGCTCGATGCCATGATGCAGGCAGCAGTGTGTGGG GACTTGATTGGCTGGCGCAATGTCACCCGTTTGCTCGTGTTTGCTACCGACGATGGCTTCCACTTCGCTGGTGATGGCAAGCTAGCAGGCATCCTGATCCCCAACGATGGCAAGTGCCACTTGGAGGACAACATGTACAAAAAGAGCAACGAGTTT GACTACCCATCTGTTGGCCAGCTGGTCCAGAAACTTGCCGAAAACAATATTCAGCCCATTTTTGCTGTCACCAGAAAGGTGGTGGACGTTTACAAG AGACTCAGTGAGATGATCCCAAAGTCAGCGGTGGGGGAACTGAATGAGGACTCCAGCAACATCATTGAACTCATCCAAGTGGCCTACAAC AACCTCTCCTCGCAGATCATCCTGGACCACTCCCCCCTGCCAGATGTCCTGGATGTCAAATATGATTCCATCTGCAGTAATGGCAAGTCTCTCTCAGATGAAGAAAGAGGGCAGTGTGACAATGTCAAGATCAATGAGGAG GTGATCTTCAAAGTGAAGGTCACGGCCAAGGAGTGCATCAAAAGTCAATCCTTCACCATCCGGCCCCTGGGCTTCACAGACACCCTCACTGTCCACCTGGAGAGCTACTGCAACTGCAGCTGCAATGATCAGCCCAACCCAGATGATTGCAGTGGAAACGGTAACGTCATCTGTGGGATCTGCAG CTGCAATTCAGGCTACACAGGGAAGAACTGTGAGTGTGAAACCAAAGGAAAGACCAGTAAGGAACTGGAGGGCAGCTGCCGGAAGGACAACAGCTCAGTCAtctgctcagggctgggggacTGCGTGTGTGGGCAGTGCTACTGCCATGACAGTGACGTGCCCAACAAGGAGATCTACGGCCCCTACTGCGAATGTGACAACATGAACTGCGAGTTTCACAATGGTTTCCTCTGTGGTGGCAAAG AACGTGGGAGCTGTGACTGTGGGAAGTGCAAGTGCTCGGAGGAGTACGAAGGCAGTGCCTGCCAGTGCAAGAAGTCGACAGAAGGCTGCTTGAACGCCCGTCGCAATGTGTGCAGCCTCCGTGGGACCTGCCACTGCAACCAGTGCCAGTGCTGGGAGGGCTACCAGCCCCCCCTCTGCGAGGAGTGCCCTGGCTGCCCCTCACCCTGCAGCAGATATGT CTCCTGTGTGGAGTGCAAGGCCTTCCAGAGTGGCCCCTTTGAGAAGAACTGCTCCCAGGCCTGCCCCAACATCCAGGTGACGGAGGGTTtgacaaaggagaagaaaagcaagcacTGCAGAGAGAAGGACTCCCAGAACTGCTGGATCACCTTCCGCATGTTCCAGGAGGACGGCGACATGTACAGCGCTACCTATGATCCTAAAAAAG AGTGCCCAGAGCCTCCCAATGTTGCACTGATCGTGGGTGGCACCATTGCCGGCGTGGCCCTCATCGGCCTGGTGCTCCTGCTCATCTGGCGGCTCCTGATGGAATTGTTTGACCGCCGGGAATACCGCCGGTTCGAGAAGGAGAAGGCCAGGGCCAAGTGGAATGAC GCTGATAACCCCCTCTTCAAGAGTGCCACCACCACGATCGTGAACCCCAGGTTCAACGGGCAATGA